The Phacochoerus africanus isolate WHEZ1 chromosome 3, ROS_Pafr_v1, whole genome shotgun sequence genome window below encodes:
- the CHRNB3 gene encoding neuronal acetylcholine receptor subunit beta-3: MMLAAFVLVLSALGVTGSASAGFRSIAEAEDALLRHLFQSYQKWVRPVLHSNDTIKVYFGLKISQLVDVDEKNQLMTTNVWLKQEWTDHKLRWNPDEYGGIHSIKVPSESLWLPDIVLFENADGRFEGSLMTKAIVKSNGTVVWTPPASYKSSCTMDVTFFPFDRQNCSMKFGSWTYDGTMVDLVLVDENVDRKDFFDNGEWEILNAKGRAGSRREGVRRYPFVTYAFVLRRLPLFYTLFLIIPCLGLSFLTVLVFYLPSDEGEKLSLSTSVLVSLTVFLLVIEEIIPSSSKVIPLIGEYLLFIMIFVTLSIIVTVFVINVHHRSSSTYHPMAPWVKRLFLQKLPKLLCMKDHRDRYSFPDKEDSQPAMRGKALEKKKLRHMSEGEKVLVAFLEKAADSIRYISSHVRKEHFISQVVQDWKFAAQVLDRIFLWLFLIASITGSVLIFTPALKMWLHSYH, encoded by the exons CCTCTGCAGGATTCAGGTCCATCGCCGAAGCAGAAGACGCTCTGCTCAGACATTTATTCCAAAGTTACCAGAAATGGGTGCGCCCTGTCTTACACTCTAACGACACcataaaagtatattttggaTTGAAAATATCTCAGCTCGTGGATGTG gatGAGAAGAATCAGCTGATGACAACAAACGTGTGGCTCAAACAG GAATGGACCGACCACAAATTACGCTGGAATCCAGATGAATATGGTGGAATTCACTCGATTAAAGTTCCTTCTGAATCTCTCTGGCTTCCTGACATAGTCCTCTTTGAAAA TGCTGATGGACGGTTCGAAGGCTCGCTCATGACCAAGGCCATCGTGAAATCCAACGGGACAGTGGTGTGGACGCCTCCCGCCAGTTACAAAAGCTCCTGCACCATGGACGTCACCTTCTTCCCCTTTGACAGGCAGAACTGCTCCATGAAGTTCGGATCCTGGACCTACGACGGGACCATGGTGGACCTCGTCCTGGTGGACGAGAACGTGGACAGGAAGGACTTCTTCGACAACGGGGAGTGGGAAATACTCAACGCCAAGGGCAGGGCGGGAAGCAGAAGAGAGGGCGTGCGCCGGTACCCATTCGTCACCTACGCCTTCGTGCTGCGCCGCCTGCCCCTCTTCTACACGCTCTTCCTGATAATCCCCTGCCTGGGGCTGTCCTTCCTCACGGTGCTCGTCTTCTACTTACCTTCCGACGAGGGGGAGAAGCTCTCCTTATCCACCTCCGTCCTGGTTTCCCTGACAGTTTTTCTCCTGGTGATTGAAGAAATCATCCCATCTTCCTCCAAGGTCATCCCGCTCATTGGCGAGTACCTCCTGTTCATTATGATCTTCGTTACGCTGTCCATCATCGTCACGGTGTTTGTCATTAACGTTCACCACCGATCCTCCTCCACTTACCACCCTATGGCCCCCTGGGTAAAGAGGCTCTTCCTGCAGAAACTCCCTAAACTGCTTTGCATGAAGGACCACAGGGATCGCTACTCTTTCCCAGATAAAGAGGACAGCCAGCCGGCAATGAGAGGGaaagccctagaaaaaaagaaactgaggcacatgagtgaaggagaaaaagttcTGGTTGCTTTCCTGGAAAAGGCTGCGGATTCCATTAGGTATATCTCCAGCCATGTGAGGAAGGAGCATTTCATCAGCCAG GTGGTGCAAGACTGGAAGTTCGCAGCTCAAGTTCTCGACCGGATCTTCCTGTGGCTCTTTCTGATTGCATCCATCACAGGCTCGGTTCTGATTTTCACCCCTGCTTTGAAGATGTGGCTACACAGTTACCATTAG